A region of the Mus pahari chromosome 15, PAHARI_EIJ_v1.1, whole genome shotgun sequence genome:
gaattgTACTTGGACCTGCACCAACCCGTTATCCGTAGTTGGTCTGGAAACCCAGTTATTGCCCACAGATTTCCTATTAGCCTGCCAGTTTCTCAGGTATTGGAACACAGCAAGTGAAGAAGATAATGACCATTTTCAGCTAGCTCGTGCTTTAGTCGTAGTACTTCCTACATAAAGCTAAAATGGAAGTTCTTCTGCTGGCTATGTGATTCTGTAATAGGCCTTACAAGTTCCTGGTGCTCATTCCACCTGTCACCTACCTGGTCCCCGTGTGCATGCTTTTCAGTGTCTGTCTTCCTTTATCACTGCCGTCTCAGGAAGGTTTTGTAGGAAGAGATTTATTTGGTTCTTCCCGTCATCCCTCCCACAGCTCACCTAGTTCCTAGCCACTGATAAAATTGAACAGGGCATGGGACTGGGTCAAGTCTGCTGGAGCCAGCCTCTCCCTTGTCCTAGGATTCTCTGCCCAAGCTTAAGGACCTGACATTTCTCAAGAACCAGCTGGAGCGCCTACAGCAGCGTGTGGAAGGTGAAGTCAACAGCGGTGTAGGCCAGGTAAGGTGCCAGTTGCTATTAGGAATGttgaaaaggaaatgttttttccttttattttttgcagTGGACATTGAGGGCCCAAGACAAGTCTCCCTGAGAAAATAGCACTGGTTATTGTGGTGCACACAGGTtgaaagccaacctggtctacctaGGAAGCTGTAGGCCAGTGCTACACACAAGAGACcttgtcgggctggtgagatggctcagagggtaagagcacccgactgctcttccaaaggtccNGAGTTCAAATGCcacaaccacacggtggctcacaaccacccgtaaggagatctgatgccctcttctggagtgtctgaagataactgcagtgtacttacattaaaataaaacaaatctttaaaaaaaaaaaaaagagagagagagagagagacctcgtCGACAAACcagaaagtgggggaaggggaatacTACTTGAGCTGGGTTGTAAATAGAtgaaggtatgtgtgtgtctgtgtgcatgcgcgcgcgcgcatgcgcaaaCATCCCAGGTACTGCGTAGATAGAGCCTTGGTGATAAGCAGCATTGCAAACATGAAGCAGGAGTAAGGTGGTTAGTTTGTAGTCATCAGGGACCATACTAGGAAATGAAGCTGGAGAAACCGAGGGGCTCAGGTTCCTTGGAAGCCTCTTTGGCAGTCTGGCTGAATGGGGTTCTGGTTAGAGTCCTCTGAAGCTATTATGTGATTGGGACTCCTACGTTCTTTTTCAAGCTCCAGAATTTTGAGATAATCTTTGGAGAAGAGAACACAGCTGTCAGCAGTGAGGAGCAGGTGGCCGAATGCCCTAAGCCCAGCTTAGCTCcgaggcagagaaaaggagagcactcctgatttccttctgtgtttcctCCCCCACAGGATGGCTCCCTCTTGTCCTCCCCATTCTTCAAGGGCTTCCTGGCAGGATACGTGGTGGCCAAACTGAGGGCATCAGCAGTATTGGGCTTTGCGGTGGGCACTTGCACTGGCATCTATGCAGCTCAGTCATATGCCATACCCAACGTGGAGAAGACCCTGAAGAACTACTTTAGGTCACTACGGAAGGGGCCTGACTAGACCCTTTGGGGAAAGCAGGACGAGCATGTTGGGCCTGCAGGTAGAGCCCTTTCTATCACAGACACTCTATCTGGCTTCCCCTGCTATTGTTCATGTGCTAACTCCACCCATTCTGCCTCTTTCATCCCNGCCTTTCTTCCTGCAGAGAGTGGACAGTGCTTTGTCAGCCTGCACCCTAGACTCCTTCCCTCCCTAGTTCCGTGGGACTGACCCCAAAACTATGGGTCATGAATCCCCTCTTGAAGACCTAACTGGAATGTGTGGCTGTCTCTGACCCTCAGTGTTCTCTCTGGTGATGTACCACAGTTCTATACTCAATTTCCTACAAATGTGTCCCAGCCCCTCTGTCCCTTGCTAGCTACCCAGGCCACCCAGGGTCTGGTNTGGGCCATGAGTGTAGAAGATGGGGGTGTGCCAGGCCTAGCCCGCCCAAGACAGGCTCGCTGGACCCTGTTGCTCTTCCTGTCCACTGCCATGTATGGTGCCCATGCACCATTCTTAGCACTGTGCCATGTGGATGGCCGAGTGCCCTTCCGGCCCTCCTCAGCTGTGTTACTCACTGAACTGACCAAGCTCCTATTGTGCGCCTTCTCCCTCCTGGTAGGCTGGCAAACATGGCCCCAGGGCACGCCTCCCTGGCGCCAGGCTGCGCCTTTTGCACTATCAGCCCTGCTCTATGGCGCCAACAACAACCTGGTGATTTATCTGCAGCGCTACATGGACCCCAGCACCTATCAGGTGCTGAGCAATCTCAAGATTGGAAGCACAGCTCTATTGTACTGCCTCTGCCTTGGGCATCGTCTCTCTGCTCGTCAGGGGTTggcgctgctgctgctgatggctGCAGGAGCCTGCTATGCATCAGGTGGCTTTCAGGAACCTATGAACACCCNTCCTGGGCCCGCACCAGCAGCCGGAGGTCGTCCCATGCCCTTGCATATCACTCCACTGGGACTTCTGCTCCTCATCCTATACTGCTTCATCTCTGGCTTGTCCTCNGTGTACACAGAGCTGATCATGAAGCGACAGCGGTTGCCCTTGGCTCTTCAGAACCTCTTCCTCTACACTTTTGGGGTGATCCTGAACCTTGCACTGTATGCTGGCAGTGGCCCAGGCCCAGGCTTCCTGGAGGGTTTCTCTGGATGGGCAGTGCTTGTGGTGCTGAACCAGGCAGTCAATGGGCTGCTCATGTCGGCTGTCatgaagcatggcagcagcaTCACNCGCCTCTTCATTGTGTCCTGCTCACTCGTGGTCAACGCTGTGCTGTCGGCGGTGCTGCTACAGctacagctcacagccatcttctTCCTGGCCGCATTGCTCATTGGTCTGGCTGTGTGCTTGTACTATGGTAGCCCCTAAGTCCTTGACCACCTCCACTCACCTGTGACTGTGTAGATTAAATGCAACCACCAGTCACCTCCCATCCCCCCTGCAATCCCCAGCAGCCCTGTAACAAGTGCCTTGTAAGAGAAGCTAAGGTGACCAGGTTAGCCTCTGAATGTTCAGGTGGGAGAGTTACCCCTAGAAGGCATAAAGAGTGGGCTTGGTTAAGGAAATGCCTAACTGCACTCCTGTATTCCTTCATACTCAAGAAGTGGGAGCCCCAAACCCAGGCCTGTCCTTGAAGATCCCTGCCTTGTCCTGCATGTACATGGCTGNTTCAAGTGAAGTTTCAGTCTTCTTACCTACTGTGGTCACTCCTGAAGACTCTGTCCCGAGGTCTGGTGCTGGCTGCTCCAGCCCAGCATGACTTCCACATAAAGATGCTTACTTTGCCCCCTCCACAGAGCTGTTCCCCTCACCCACCCNTTATTCTGGAAAGGTNGGAGGGGGCTGGGGCTTGACTCATCTCAGGGAACATTGCCCCTGGGCCCTGGCTTAAGCCTGCACTCCTGACCCCTGTGCTAACTCGAGAGCTCCGTTGGAGCCTTTACCTCTGAANCACTTAGGAGGTACTGTTCTAAC
Encoded here:
- the Slc35a4 gene encoding probable UDP-sugar transporter protein SLC35A4, giving the protein MSVEDGGVPGLARPRQARWTLLLFLSTAMYGAHAPFLALCHVDGRVPFRPSSAVLLTELTKLLLCAFSLLVGWQTWPQGTPPWRQAAPFALSALLYGANNNLVIYLQRYMDPSTYQVLSNLKIGSTALLYCLCLGHRLSARQGLALLLLMAAGACYASGGFQEPMNTXPGPAPAAGGRPMPLHITPLGLLLLILYCFISGLSSVYTELIMKRQRLPLALQNLFLYTFGVILNLALYAGSGPGPGFLEGFSGWAVLVVLNQAVNGLLMSAVMKHGSSITRLFIVSCSLVVNAVLSAVLLQLQLTAIFFLAALLIGLAVCLYYGSP